The sequence TGAGCCATGCAGACCGATCACGGGCGAGAGCCTCACGAGCGCGATCATCGCGATACGACCACGCCGTTTCCCATTCCCGCGCGGATTCCGGTATTTCCGCTCCCGAACGTTGTGCTGTTCCCCAAGACCTATCTCCCGCTGCATATTTTTGAGCCGCGCTACCGCGCGATGATCTCGGATGCGGCCATGAGTGGACAGTGCGTCGGTATGGCCCTGCTGAAAGAGGGATGGGAAGTAGACTATTGTGGCCACCCCCCTGTGTTCTCCAGAGGCTGTGTCGGTCGGCTGGCCAACGTCCAGCCGCTCGCCGATGGACGCTCCAATATTCTGCTGCAAGGGCTGGAGCGGTTTGAAATTGAACGGGAGTGGTATGACAAGGTCTATCGTGAGGCCACGATTTCTCTTGTGGCCCGGGATAGAGAGGCATCGCTTGATCCGGCAGTCCGTCGGCGCCTCTTCGCCGTTCTCGAGTCCTATCTCCGATCCCGCGATGACATGCCGACATGGCAGGAGATATTCCGGGAAGAAGCGAGCGACGAGATTGTCATCAATGCTCTGTCCACCTACTTGGAGTGTACGCCTTTGGAAAAGCAGTTCCTGTTGGAGGCCGAGAGTCTCCAGCAACAAGCCCGCCGTCTGAACGATCTCATCGAGTTTATGATTCACGATCGACCCGGCGCGAAGGGCTGGGGTTGATGGATCGCGCTACTGCCATCGAGGTTTCTCACCTGACGAAAGCCTATGACGGCCATACCGCTGTTTCCGATCTGTCGTTTCAGGTCTATGCAGGCGAAATTTTCGGTTTGCTGGGACCGAACGGCGCGGGGAAAAGTACTACGCTCCGGACGCTTATCACGCTGCTCACGCCGACGTCGGGCGCAGCGAGCGTGTTAGGCCACGATACGGTGCGCGAAGCGGATGTCGTCCGGAAACTGATCGGCTACGTGCCTCAAGAGCGGGCCATCGATCGTTTTCTCACCGGCCGGGAACATCTCGAACTCCTCGGCGCCCTGTACCATCTGCCCAAAGCCGAAGCCGCAAAACGCATTGCCGAATTGCTGAAGCTTGTAGAGCTGGAAGAGTCTGCTGATCGCCCGGCGAAAACGTACTCCGGGGGCATGAAGCGGAAACTCGACATTGCCTGCGGCCTCTTGCCGGATCCCAAGATCTTGTTCCTCGATGAGCCGACACTCGGTTTGGATGTGCAGAGCCGGCTCCGGATTTGGGATTATGTGCGGATGTTGAAGGAACGCGGCATGACGATCGTGATGACGACGAACTATCTGGATGAGGCGGACCAGCTCTGCGATCGGTTGGCGATCATCGATAAGGGAAAAATTATGACGCTGGGATCGCCGACTGAGCTGAAGGTCGGACTGGGTGGCGATATTGTGTCATTGACCTTGAAGGATCAGAGCAAGATCTCCACATTGGTGTCGGCATTGACGAAGCAACCAGCGATGCGAGCGGTCAAGGCGACGCCGACCGGCCTGGATATCCGGGTCGAATCACCCGAGAAGGCCCTGCCCGCCATCCTTGAGTCTGCCAATCGATTGGACTGTCAACTGGAGTTTATTGAGTATCACCGGCCTCGGCTGGACGACGTGTTCATCGCCCATACGGGCCGCCGCATTCAGGATGAGGCCACGAATGTCGCGGAATGATGGATGGTCAATGGTAAATGTTCAATCAAGACCGAGTCTCTTCATGAACCATTTCACATTAAACATGCAACATTGAGCGGAGCGATGAGCGACTACTGGCAAGAAATCAGCGCCTTGACGATGCGGTGGGTCCGGCGGCTCAGCCGCGAGAAATTCAGCATGTTGTTCACGCTCGTGCAGCCCATGCTGTTCTGGCTCATCTTTTTCGGCAACCTGTTTCAGCGGGTCGCGGATGGGCAAGTCACGCAGGCTCCCGACTACATTAGCTTTCTCACGGCGGGTGTCGTCATCATGACGGTGCTCAACAATGGCCTTGCCGGGGGTGTCGATCTGCTGTTCGACAAAGAAAATGGATTTCTCGAGCGGTTGATGACCACCCCGATTCATCGGACATCCGTCATCCTGAGCCGCTTTATTTTCGTGATGACGATTACGTCGCTCCAAGTGCTGGTGATCATCGGAGTGGCCTTTCTATTCGGCGTTCAGCCGGCGACGGGGCTCCTTGGTATTGCCGCGATCTTGATGATCGGGATGCTCTTCGGTGTCGGCCTCACCGCGATTTCCATGGCGATGGCCTTTTCTGTGAAGAGTCACGGCGACTTTTTTTCGGTCTTGGGATTTCTGTCGCTTCCGATGATTTTCTTGAGCTCGGCGCTCGTACCCTTGGCTGGGATGCCGGCCTGGATGGGGTTCCTGGCGCGCTTTAATCCGATGACCTGGGCGATCGATGCGGTGCGGCCCCTGATTTTGTCCGGCTGGACAGAGGCGCTTCCCCATGTTGGGATGGTTGTGGTGGTCATGGTGATCTTTGACGCGCTCTGCCTCTACGGGAGCGCCAAGGTGTTCCGTCGGGCAATGGGCTGATGCAAGAATCCGTTCGGAGTTCCAGCATGCTCGTAAACGAGAGTCAAATCCGGGCCCTGATCCGGCTGTTGGCTGATGAGGACGAGAAGATTGTCCAGACGATCAGCGGGAAGCTCATCGACATCGGCCCTTCAGCGGTTCCCCTGCTTCAGGAAGCGGAAATCGAACAGCCGGAAATGGCTGATCGTCTTGTTTCGGTGCTCGAGGAGATCCGCGGGGGAGACCTTGAGGATGAACTGATGCAGCTGGTGGCGCTCCCGGATGGCCAGATGGATCTCGAGCAGGGTGCGTTCTTGATCGCTCGATATGCCTATCCTGCCCTGACGGTAGCCTCCTATACGAGGCAGCTCGATGAAATGGCGCAGGAAGTACAGGATCGGATCGGCCCTCGAGCTTCGGGAGAGGAAACGATCAAGACGTTGAACCGATACCTCTTTACGGAGCAGGGATTCAAGGGTAATACGAAAAATTACTATGAATTGGAAAATAGCTATCTCAACTGCGTGATTGATCGACGAACGGGGATCCCCATCAGCCTGTCGACGGTCTACCTGCTCGTCGGGAAGCGGCTGGGTCTTCCGGTTCATGGCATCGGGATGCCGGGTCATTTCTTAGTGAAGTACGAGTCGGATCGCTACAAAGTGTTTGTCGATTGTTTTAACGGGGGAGCGTTGCTGACCGAAAAGAATTGTCAGCGATTTCTTACCGAGGCCGGCTATGGATTTGACGAGAAATACCTGCAGCGGAGTCCGGTGCGCGCAATTCTGTCCCGCATGATCAAAAATCTCTTAGCCATCTATGCGAAACTCGATGATCCGCTCAAGAAGGCCCGCCTGACGAAATTCATCGAGATTCTCGGGTGCGACAACCGGGAAGGCGGACTGTAACGCTCGCAGATCAGTCTGTCCGGTCTATTCGGTCTATCTGGTGCGATGAACAAGAGAGCAGAGTGCGGAAAACCTACGCAGGATGCTCAAAAAGTTCCTCCAGCAAGGCCGCAGCCGATGAAAGCACCGCAGGCGTAGCCTCAGGGCTACGTTGAGGATGCTTTCGAGGGGAGAACGCCGCTGGCGGGCTTTTTCAGCATCCTGCTAGAGTTTGATTGCCATTAAGTCCTGTGCAACGACGATCTTCCCTCCGAACGCTTCTCCTGCCTGCTCCCTCACATTGTATCGGTCGGTCATCGGATAGAAATGGGACAGTACGAGCCGGCCGATTCCGGCTTCTCTCGCCACTTGTCCACATTGACCCGCATGCAGGTGGACCGGGTTCGGACGGCTGGCCGGGAAGGAACAATCCAGCACAGCGAGATCGGCGTCTCCACAAAGGCGCACGAGGCTGTCGCAGTACTGCGAATCGCCGGAATAGGCCAGAGCTTTCCCGCCATACTCGATTCGATACCCCAAGCAGTGGAGGTTCTCTGTGTGGGTCACAGTTCGAGGAATCACGGTCGTGGTTCCGATCATAAATGCCCGATCGGTTACTTCTTTGAAGTGAACCGGGAATAGCGCCCGACTAAAGCCCGGCAGGGTCGCGAAGAGAGTTCGGAAGAGTTTCTTGGTTCCGCGAGGGCCGATGACGGTCAGCGGCGGCCTGGTTCCTCTCTGGTATTTGGTAAAGATCATGGCATCGAAGAAATAGGTGATGAAATCGGAAAAATGATCGGCGTGGTAATGGGAGAAGAGAATGTGGGTAATCCGATGCCGGTTCACGCCAGTTTTGAGTAAATTCGCCAATGTGCGCGGGCCAAAGTCCAACAATAATGTGTGGTCGGTGCGGACGAGATAGCCCGAGGCTGCTCTGGTCGGATGTACGTTTGTGCCGGAGCCCAGAATCGTCAGGCGCATAGATCAAATCAGGCTTGGGATGAGGTTACGGTTGAGTCAGGCCGGATGCGGCTTTTCATTCGTTTAAGCTTAGCATAGGCCCCGGCTTCCTCTCGAAAGCTATCCCGCAGCCGAATCAGCAACGCACAGGCGACGTCGACGTCTTTGCGGCTCAGTGCCCGTTCAAAGAACGGCCTGATGAAGGCGATATGTGCGGCAAAT comes from Nitrospirota bacterium and encodes:
- a CDS encoding ABC transporter permease, coding for MSDYWQEISALTMRWVRRLSREKFSMLFTLVQPMLFWLIFFGNLFQRVADGQVTQAPDYISFLTAGVVIMTVLNNGLAGGVDLLFDKENGFLERLMTTPIHRTSVILSRFIFVMTITSLQVLVIIGVAFLFGVQPATGLLGIAAILMIGMLFGVGLTAISMAMAFSVKSHGDFFSVLGFLSLPMIFLSSALVPLAGMPAWMGFLARFNPMTWAIDAVRPLILSGWTEALPHVGMVVVVMVIFDALCLYGSAKVFRRAMG
- a CDS encoding MBL fold metallo-hydrolase, with the translated sequence MRLTILGSGTNVHPTRAASGYLVRTDHTLLLDFGPRTLANLLKTGVNRHRITHILFSHYHADHFSDFITYFFDAMIFTKYQRGTRPPLTVIGPRGTKKLFRTLFATLPGFSRALFPVHFKEVTDRAFMIGTTTVIPRTVTHTENLHCLGYRIEYGGKALAYSGDSQYCDSLVRLCGDADLAVLDCSFPASRPNPVHLHAGQCGQVAREAGIGRLVLSHFYPMTDRYNVREQAGEAFGGKIVVAQDLMAIKL
- a CDS encoding ATP-binding cassette domain-containing protein — protein: MDRATAIEVSHLTKAYDGHTAVSDLSFQVYAGEIFGLLGPNGAGKSTTLRTLITLLTPTSGAASVLGHDTVREADVVRKLIGYVPQERAIDRFLTGREHLELLGALYHLPKAEAAKRIAELLKLVELEESADRPAKTYSGGMKRKLDIACGLLPDPKILFLDEPTLGLDVQSRLRIWDYVRMLKERGMTIVMTTNYLDEADQLCDRLAIIDKGKIMTLGSPTELKVGLGGDIVSLTLKDQSKISTLVSALTKQPAMRAVKATPTGLDIRVESPEKALPAILESANRLDCQLEFIEYHRPRLDDVFIAHTGRRIQDEATNVAE
- a CDS encoding LON peptidase substrate-binding domain-containing protein yields the protein MQTDHGREPHERDHRDTTTPFPIPARIPVFPLPNVVLFPKTYLPLHIFEPRYRAMISDAAMSGQCVGMALLKEGWEVDYCGHPPVFSRGCVGRLANVQPLADGRSNILLQGLERFEIEREWYDKVYREATISLVARDREASLDPAVRRRLFAVLESYLRSRDDMPTWQEIFREEASDEIVINALSTYLECTPLEKQFLLEAESLQQQARRLNDLIEFMIHDRPGAKGWG